The following coding sequences lie in one Rhodopirellula bahusiensis genomic window:
- a CDS encoding sensor histidine kinase: MILILILVVANASTWLVGLVSLVVIGLLLVFRHWHSSQQDDAVAAYVRDSTEEIQKWQERLRCLHAETRQNASALLQLSDGVIVLAKDFSVLLINPSAVRLLGLKKRDALLGRCFTELVRVPQLLASIRSAVKEHQPQEFIVEVHDQGVIRPLRVRVDLIDTGEEPNLQLSLRDETETRRVEEMRREFIANVSHELKTPLAAIKGYAETVELAVQDDPDAALHFMQQIMSQCLRLERLVHEMMQLARAQAGPANLHLSSVSLSEIVFDAIRTYEPVAAANGLDLIQEVPDGKAKIIADREATLTIANNLIGNAIRYTQSGGEVRVSIVEQTDRWALIVEDTGVGIPYSEQQRIFERFYRGSRNEESSTSGTGLGLAIVKHLTQAQAGDVSVTSTPGEGSRFCVCLPAVQASTELNRV, translated from the coding sequence ATGATTCTGATCCTAATCTTGGTCGTTGCCAACGCGTCCACTTGGTTGGTGGGGCTAGTCAGTTTGGTCGTCATCGGTTTGCTGCTGGTTTTTCGTCATTGGCACAGTTCCCAGCAGGACGACGCTGTGGCCGCGTATGTCCGCGACAGCACCGAAGAAATCCAGAAGTGGCAAGAACGCCTCCGTTGCCTACATGCCGAAACACGCCAAAATGCGTCCGCACTATTGCAGCTCAGCGATGGCGTGATCGTCTTGGCAAAGGACTTTTCCGTTCTGCTGATCAACCCGTCCGCGGTCCGATTGCTGGGACTGAAAAAACGCGACGCATTGCTGGGCCGTTGTTTCACTGAGTTGGTGCGAGTCCCTCAGTTGCTGGCGTCGATTCGTTCGGCGGTCAAAGAACATCAACCGCAGGAGTTCATCGTAGAGGTTCACGACCAGGGTGTCATTCGTCCTCTTCGGGTCCGAGTCGACTTGATCGACACGGGCGAAGAACCCAACCTGCAATTGTCGCTTCGTGATGAAACGGAAACTCGCCGAGTTGAGGAGATGCGACGCGAATTCATTGCCAACGTTTCGCATGAACTCAAAACGCCGTTGGCGGCCATCAAAGGTTACGCCGAAACGGTTGAGTTGGCGGTGCAAGACGACCCGGATGCGGCCCTGCACTTCATGCAGCAAATTATGTCGCAGTGCTTGCGGCTCGAGCGATTGGTGCACGAGATGATGCAACTGGCTCGGGCACAGGCTGGACCTGCCAACTTGCATCTCTCCAGCGTGTCTTTGTCCGAAATCGTCTTCGATGCGATTCGAACTTACGAACCCGTCGCGGCTGCGAACGGTTTGGATTTGATTCAGGAAGTCCCTGATGGCAAAGCCAAAATCATTGCCGATCGCGAAGCCACTTTGACGATTGCTAACAACTTGATCGGCAATGCGATTCGCTACACGCAGTCGGGAGGCGAGGTGCGAGTCTCGATCGTCGAGCAAACCGATCGATGGGCTTTGATTGTCGAAGACACCGGTGTTGGAATTCCCTACTCGGAACAGCAGCGGATCTTTGAGCGTTTTTATCGAGGCAGTCGGAACGAAGAATCCAGCACCAGCGGCACCGGGTTGGGACTCGCCATCGTCAAACACCTGACGCAGGCTCAGGCTGGTGACGTTTCCGTCACCAGCACGCCAGGCGAAGGCTCGCGTTTTTGCGTTTGCCTGCCGGCCGTGCAAGCGTCAACGGAACTGAACCGGGTTTAG